A genomic segment from Halobellus litoreus encodes:
- the folP gene encoding dihydropteroate synthase encodes MEYHEAADYLTSFQRRRPKFGIETTARMLSHFDDPQDDVDCVQIAGSNGKGSTARMLDSVLRRAGLSVGLFTSPGLNDFREQVTVDGRKVPKSMVSTYAEELVPCIDRLREDDDVPTHFEVLTAVALRHFSEMDVDVAILEVGIGGRYDATSAVDPVASAVTSVSLEHTELLGETVEEIARDKAQVAPQAGPLVTGADGPALAAIREVTDVISVGAERDDGDDPDVVAVETGMRSAVESEISIIGPDWSLDTNLPLLGSHQACNAGVAATLARQIAAVDPDTIAEGLRSVVWPGRFEIMSTEPMIVLDGSHNPGAAATLSDLLGRYEYEDLHLVFGAMGDKAYGEMVESLPEVETAYATRPDLDRAEHPDALAETLADYAESVETVASVPEATERAIEAADSDDFVLVSGSLYTVAEARDRWTRRLVPTARTRESHVESSFVGASFDSVAVTAGTGPSADDGSAADSGIDRRVFRTYLRKPQAARVAELLAEVGGDCRRSTAGSPEKLVATVFAATTAQLGELATALSNEGLGLRRLASQLDEQLDPPAPSREAGLGPLAGEETAVMGILNVTPDSFHDGGEYDALDAAVDRATEMVEAGADIIDVGGESTRPGADPVPASEEIDRVVPVIEAISDMGVPISVDTWKGAVADAALDAGADIVNDVSGLTDPEMPFVVADHDASLVLMHSHSVPVDPDSSPVYDDVVEDVLTELGEQLLRAERAGIDRDRIVIDPGCGFGKSPAESYALIDRAAEFRALGCPVLIGHSRKSMYKAIDYADDDRLTPTIAGTAIAADRGADVVRIHDVRENVSAIRAADGRIDPDS; translated from the coding sequence ATGGAATACCACGAGGCGGCCGACTACCTCACCTCGTTTCAACGGCGCCGGCCGAAATTCGGCATCGAGACGACGGCACGGATGCTCTCGCACTTCGACGACCCCCAAGACGACGTCGATTGCGTCCAGATCGCCGGATCGAACGGGAAGGGAAGCACGGCGCGGATGCTCGACAGCGTGCTCCGTCGCGCGGGACTGAGCGTCGGGCTGTTTACCTCTCCCGGCCTGAACGACTTTCGCGAGCAGGTGACCGTCGACGGTCGCAAGGTCCCGAAATCGATGGTCTCGACGTACGCGGAGGAGCTCGTCCCCTGTATCGACCGCCTGCGTGAAGACGACGACGTTCCGACCCACTTCGAGGTCCTCACCGCCGTCGCGCTCCGGCACTTCAGCGAGATGGACGTCGACGTGGCGATCTTGGAAGTCGGGATCGGCGGTCGATACGACGCCACGAGCGCGGTCGATCCGGTGGCCAGCGCGGTCACGAGCGTCAGCCTCGAACACACCGAACTCCTCGGCGAGACCGTCGAGGAGATCGCGCGCGACAAAGCCCAGGTCGCGCCGCAAGCCGGCCCGCTCGTGACCGGTGCGGACGGCCCGGCGCTGGCGGCGATCCGCGAGGTGACCGACGTCATCTCGGTGGGTGCCGAGCGCGACGACGGTGACGACCCCGACGTCGTCGCCGTCGAAACGGGGATGCGTTCGGCGGTCGAGAGCGAGATTTCGATCATCGGTCCCGACTGGTCCCTCGATACGAACCTGCCGCTCCTCGGTTCTCACCAGGCCTGCAACGCCGGCGTGGCCGCCACGCTCGCCCGTCAGATCGCGGCCGTGGACCCGGACACGATCGCCGAGGGGCTCCGTTCGGTCGTCTGGCCCGGGCGGTTCGAGATTATGTCCACCGAACCGATGATCGTGCTCGACGGCTCCCACAACCCGGGCGCGGCGGCGACGCTCTCGGACCTGCTCGGCCGCTACGAGTACGAGGACCTCCATCTCGTGTTCGGCGCGATGGGCGACAAGGCCTACGGGGAGATGGTGGAGTCGCTACCCGAGGTGGAGACGGCGTACGCGACGCGCCCCGATCTGGACCGGGCCGAGCACCCGGACGCGCTGGCGGAGACGCTCGCGGACTACGCCGAATCGGTCGAGACGGTCGCGTCCGTCCCCGAGGCGACGGAGCGGGCCATCGAGGCGGCCGACTCTGACGACTTCGTCCTGGTGTCCGGATCGCTGTACACGGTCGCGGAGGCGCGGGACCGGTGGACTCGTCGACTCGTTCCCACCGCGCGAACGCGCGAGTCGCACGTCGAATCGTCGTTCGTGGGTGCGTCCTTCGACAGCGTCGCCGTCACGGCGGGAACCGGACCATCCGCGGACGACGGGAGCGCGGCCGACTCCGGGATCGACCGCCGGGTGTTCAGAACCTACCTCCGGAAACCCCAGGCCGCACGCGTCGCGGAGCTCCTCGCCGAAGTCGGCGGGGACTGCCGCCGATCGACGGCCGGCAGCCCGGAGAAACTGGTCGCCACGGTGTTCGCGGCGACGACGGCCCAGTTAGGAGAACTCGCGACGGCGCTCTCGAACGAGGGACTCGGACTCAGACGCCTCGCGAGCCAACTCGACGAGCAACTCGACCCGCCAGCCCCGTCCCGCGAAGCCGGACTGGGTCCGCTCGCCGGCGAGGAGACGGCCGTGATGGGCATCCTCAACGTCACGCCCGACAGTTTCCACGACGGCGGCGAGTACGACGCTCTGGACGCGGCCGTCGACCGCGCGACCGAGATGGTCGAGGCCGGGGCGGACATCATCGACGTCGGCGGCGAGAGTACCCGTCCCGGCGCGGATCCGGTCCCCGCCAGCGAGGAAATCGACCGCGTCGTCCCCGTGATCGAAGCGATATCCGACATGGGGGTTCCGATCTCCGTCGATACGTGGAAGGGGGCCGTCGCCGACGCGGCGCTCGACGCGGGCGCGGACATCGTCAACGACGTCTCCGGGCTGACCGATCCGGAGATGCCGTTCGTCGTCGCCGACCACGACGCCTCGCTCGTCCTGATGCACAGTCACTCGGTCCCGGTGGACCCGGACAGTTCACCCGTATACGACGACGTCGTCGAGGACGTCTTGACCGAACTCGGCGAGCAGCTCCTTCGGGCCGAGCGTGCGGGTATCGATCGCGACCGAATCGTCATCGACCCGGGTTGTGGGTTCGGCAAATCGCCCGCCGAATCGTACGCGCTCATCGATCGTGCCGCGGAGTTCCGAGCGCTCGGCTGTCCCGTGCTCATCGGCCACTCCCGAAAATCGATGTACAAGGCGATTGATTACGCCGACGACGATCGACTCACCCCGACGATAGCGGGGACCGCCATCGCCGCGGACCGCGGCGCCGACGTCGTCCGCATTCACGACGTCCGCGAAAACGTCTCCGCCATCCGTGCTGCCGACGGTCGGATCGACCCCGACTCCTGA